Proteins from a single region of Artemia franciscana chromosome 20, ASM3288406v1, whole genome shotgun sequence:
- the LOC136039813 gene encoding phosphatidylglycerophosphatase and protein-tyrosine phosphatase 1-like, with translation MTDESSTDQTEDQYASSSSMRHLLARAAFLPSLAYNLVMERVTGRQWFNRVDQTVILGALPFPSMTKELVDEHNVRGVISLNEDYELYFSNSSDDWLKSGVQFMQLSAVDFFDAPEQEKLIRGVRFILDMETNGYSVYVHCKAGRTRSATLVGCYLMEKYGYTPEQAIEFMRSKRAHVLLHPPHMEALNEFYKTCASPRVTPDGDNKTSQDLKTEQN, from the exons ATGACTGACGAATCTAGTACAGATCAAACGGAAGACCAATACGCATCTTCATCCAGCATGAGGCATTTGCTTGCAAGAGCTGCATTTCTCCCTTCACTTGCCTACAACCTTGTCATGGAGAGAGTAACAGGGAGACAATGGTTCAACCGTGTTGATCAGACTGTCATTCTTGGAGCACTCCCGTTTCCGAGTATGACTAAAGAACTG GTAGATGAACACAATGTACGTGGCGTGATAAGCTTAAATGAGGATTAtgaactctacttttcaaactCATCCGATGATTGGTTAAAAAGTGGTGTTCAATTCATGCAACTAAGCGCTGTTGACTTTTTTGACGCTCCTGAACAAGAGAAACTGATCCGAGGTGTGAGATTCATACTTGACATGGAAACAAATGGATATTCAGTTTACGTTCATTGCAAAGCAGGTAGAACACGAAGTGCTACCTTAGTCGGCTGTTATTTGATGGAAAAATACGGTTACACTCCAGAACAGGCAATAGAGTTCATGCGGTCCAAACGGGCCCATGTTCTTCTCCACCCACCTCATATGGAAGCGCTAAATGAATTTTACAAAACATGTGCATCCCCAAGAGTTACTCCGGACGGTGACAATAAAACGAGCCAAGACTTGAAAACTGAACAGAACTGa